One region of Astyanax mexicanus isolate ESR-SI-001 chromosome 15, AstMex3_surface, whole genome shotgun sequence genomic DNA includes:
- the gdf2 gene encoding growth/differentiation factor 2, which translates to MEGLRYLLLYLCLSLAGSCKGKPIEEDADVLQTLEEDIEDEDKLNSKLEKFLGTMKEDFLRMLNLSGVPQEQRRVQPPPFMMELYNKYASDKSSVPRSDVIRSFILQDVSQPTIYKNKTTHRLLFNVSVPSFEEVTLVQLRLFTLWDGAQPVCNDVLASISIYDVVHTQNREILHLLDSKDITRDMETTWEAFDVTSAIHSRLQSRCGAGELEVEVESEGCGSFKGGGFNISLDLEKNTSPVLIVFSDDIENRSVKAKSEVKEMMTHEDESFLLKVDALEDSEAEVQLDRHPRRKRQARKNYCRRTSLRVNFKDIGWDQWIVAPPEYEAYECKGVCSFPMTNDVTPSKHAIIQSLMHLSNPKKANKACCVPTKLDPLTVMYQENGVITVRHLYEEMKVAKCGCR; encoded by the exons ATGGAGGGACTTCGATACTTGCTGCTCTACCTGTGCCTCAGTCTGGCTGGATCTTGCAAAGGGAAACCCATAGAAGAAGACGCAGATGTTCTCCAAACGCTGGAGGAGGACATTGAGGACGAGGACAAGTTGAATTCCAAGCTGGAGAAGTTCTTGGGAACTATGAAGGAAGACTTTCTGAGGATGCTGAACTTGTCAGGGGTTCCGCAGGAGCAGAGGAGGGTTCAGCCTCCTCCGTTCATGATGGAGCTGTATAACAAATATGCTTCAGATAAGTCCTCTGTGCCACGGTCTGATGTCATCCGTAGCTTCATCTTGCAAG ATGTGTCCCAACCCACTATCTACAAGAACAAGACCACACACAGACTACTGTTCAATGTTTCAGTCCCGAGTTTTGAAGAGGTCACACTGGTGCAACTGCGACTCTTCACGCTGTGGGACGGAGCTCAACCAGTCTGCAATGACGTTCTCGCGTCCATCTCCATTTATGACGTGGTGCACACGCAGAACCGAGAGATACTGCACCTTCTGGACAGCAAAGACATTACACGGGACATGGAAACCACCTGGGAGGCATTCGACGTAACGAGCGCCATCCACAGCAGGCTTCAATCGAGGTGTGGAGCAGGGGAGCTGGAGGTGGAGGTAGAGAGTGAAGGCTGCGGGTCGTTTAAAGGAGGGGGATTCAACATCAGCCTGGATTTGGAGAAGAACACCTCTCCCGTTCTGATCGTCTTCTCGGACGACATCGAGAACAGGAGTGTGAAGGCCAAAAGCGAGGTGAAGGAGATGATGACTCACGAAGACGAGAGCTTTCTGTTGAAGGTAGATGCTCTCGAGGACTCGGAGGCTGAGGTCCAGCTGGACCGACATCCCAGGAGAAAGAGGCAGGCACGCAAGAACTACTGTCGGAGAACCTCGCTGAGGGTGAACTTCAAGGATATCGGATGGGACCAGTGGATAGTGGCGCCACCAGAGTACGAAGCCTACGAGTGCAAGGGGGTGTGCTCTTTCCCCATGACCAATGACGTAACTCCTTCAAAGCATGCCATCATCCAATCTCTCATGCATCTAAGCAACCCGAAAAAAGCCAACAAAGCGTGCTGCGTTCCGACCAAGCTGGACCCTTTAACTGTTATGTACCAAGAGAACGGCGTCATCACTGTGCGGCACCTGTACGAGGAGATGAAGGTGGCTAAATGTGGCTGTAGATAA